The following coding sequences lie in one Lagopus muta isolate bLagMut1 unplaced genomic scaffold, bLagMut1 primary scaffold_121, whole genome shotgun sequence genomic window:
- the LOC125687625 gene encoding myosin-7 produces MPSPCPDLAEFGEAAPFLRKSEQERIAAQTRPFDLKRDIFVPDEREEFVKATIVSREGNKVTAQTERGKTVTVREDQIMQQNPPKFDRIEDMAMLTFLHEPAVLYNLKERYASWMIYTYSGLFCVTVNPYKWLPVYNAEVVAAYRGKKRSEAPPHIFSISDNAYQNMLTDRENQSILITGESGAGKTVNTKRVIQYFAVIAAIGDRGKKETGTPGKGTLEDQIIQANPALEAFGNAKTVRNDNSSRFGKFIRIHFGATGKLASADIETYLLEKSRVIFQLKAERNYHIFYQILSNKKPELLDMMLVTNNPYDYAFISQGETTVPSIDDGEELLATDSAFDVLGFTPEEKNSIYKLTGAIMHFGNMKFKQKQREEQAEPDGTEEADKSAYLMGLNSADLLKGLCHPRVKVGNEYVTKGQNVQQVIYAVGALAKAVYEKMFNWMVTRINNSLETKQPRQYFIGVLDIAGFEIFDFNSFEQLCINFTNEKLQQFFNHHMFVLEQEEYKKEGIEWEFIDFGMDLQACIDLIEKPMGIMSILEEECMFPKATDMTFKAKLFDNHLGKSANFGKPRNIKGKPEAHFALVHYAGTVDYNIIGWLQKNKDPLNETVVGLYQKSALKLLANLFANYAGADAPVEKGKGAKKKGSSFQTVSALHRENLNKLMTNLRSTHPHFVRCIIPNETKSPGVMDNPLVMHQLRCNGVLEGIRICRKGFPNRILYGDFRQRYRILNPTAIPEGQFIDSRKGAEKLLGSLDIDHNQYKFGHTKVFFKAGLLGLLEEMRDERLARIMTRLQAQVRGFLSRQEFKKILERRDSLLVIQWNIRAFMGVKNWPWMKLYFKIKPLLKSAETEKEMQTMKEEFGRLKEALEKSEARRKELEEKMVSMLQEKNDLQLQVQAEQDNLADAEERCDQLIKNKIQLEAKAKEMLERLEEEEEMNAELTAKKRKLEDECSELKKDIDDLELSLAKVEKEKHATENKVKNLTEEMAGLDETIVKLTKEKKALQESHQQTLDDLQAEEDKVNTLTKAKVKLEQQVDDLESSLEQEKKIRMDLERAKRKLEGDLKLAQESIMDLENDKQQLEERLKKKDFELNALNARIEDEQAIAGQLQKKLKELQARIEELEEELEAERTGRAKVEKLRSDLSRELEEISERLEEAGGATSVQLELNKKREAEFQKLRRDLEEATLQHEATAAALRKKHADSVAELGEQLDNLQRVKQKLEKEKSELKLELDDVSSNMEQLIKAKANLEKMCRTTEDQMNEHRSKSEEAQRMVADLSTQRAKLQTENGELSRQLEEKEAFINQLMRGKLTYTQQLEDLKRQLEEEAKAKNALAHALQSARHDCDLLREQYEEETEAKAELQRALSKANSEVAQWRTKYETDAIQRTEELEEAKKKLAQRLQEAEEAVEAVNAKCSSLEKTKHRLQNEIEDLMADLERSNAAAAALDKKQRNFDKILSEWKQKFEESQTELEASQKESRSLSTELFKLKNAYEESLEHLETFKRENKNLQEEISDLTEQLGASHKTIHELEKVRKQLDAEKLELQAALEEAEASLEHEEGKILRAQLEFNQVKADYERKLAEKEEEMEQAKRNHLRVVDSLQTSLDAETRSRNEALRLKKKMEGDLNEMEIQLSHANRLAAEAQKQVKALQGSLKDAQLQLDDAVRANEDLKENIAIVERRNNLLQSELEELRAALEQSERARKLAEQELIEASERVQLLHSQNTSLINQKKKMEADVSQLQTEVEEAIQECRNAEEKAKKAITDAAMMAEELKKEQDTSAHLERMKKNMEQTIKDLQLRLDEAEQLALKGGKKQLQKLEARVRELENELEAEQKRNAENVKGLRKSERRVKELSYQTEEDRKNMVRLQDLVDKLQLKVKAYKRQAEEAVSEGWRGKWGGMQRTNW; encoded by the exons ACGGTGACGGTGCGCGAGGACCAAATCATGCAGCAGAACCCCCCGAAATTCGACCGCATTGAGGACATGGCCATGCTGACGTTCCTCCACGAGCCCGCCGTCCTCTACAACCTCAAGGAGCGCTACGCCTCCTGGATGATCTAC aCCTACTCGGGTCTCTTCTGCGTTACCGTCAACCCCTACAAGTGGCTGCCAGTCTACAACGCTGAGGTGGTGGCCGCCTACCGGGGCAAGAAGCGGAGCGAAGCTCCTCCTCACATCTTCTCCATCTCGGATAACGCCTACCAGAACATGCTGACGG ACCGGGAGAACCAGTCCATCCTCATCAC CGGAGAATCCGGGGCGGGGAAAACCGTCAACACCAAGCGGGTCATCCAATACTTCGCCGTCATCGCTGCCATCGGCGACCGCGGCAAGAAGGAGACGGGGACGCCGGGGAAG GGGACCCTGGAGGATCAAATCATCCAGGCCAACCCTGCCCTGGAGGCTTTCGGCAACGCCAAGACCGTCCGCAACGACAACTCGTCGCGATTT GGCAAATTCATCCGCATCCACTTTGGGGCCACTGGGAAGTTGGCGTCGGCTGACATCGAGACCT aCCTCCTGGAGAAGTCGCGGGTCATCTTCCAGCTGAAAGCCGAGAGGAATTACCACATCTTCTACCAGATCCTCTCCAACAAGAAGCCCGAGCTTCTGG ACATGATGCTGGTGACCAACAACCCCTACGACTACGCCTTCATCTCCCAAGGAGAGACCACGGTGCCGTCCATCGATGACggagaggagctgctggccaCCGAC AGCGCTTTCGACGTGCTGGGCTTCACCCCGGAGGAGAAGAACTCCATCTACAAGCTGACGGGAGCCATCATGCACTTCGGCAACATGAAATTCAAGCAGAAGCAACGCGAGGAGCAGGCGGAGCCGGACGGCACCGAAG AGGCGGACAAGTCGGCTTACCTGATGGGGCTGAACTCGGCCGACCTCCTGAAGGGGCTGTGCCACCCCCGGGTGAAGGTGGGCAACGAATACGTCACCAAGGGGCAGAACGTCCAGCAG GTCATCTACGCCGTCGGGGCCCTGGCCAAGGCCGTCTACGAGAAGATGTTCAACTGGATGGTGACCAGGATCAACAACTCGCTGGAGACCAAGCAGCCTCGCCAATACTTCATCGGCGTCCTGGACATCGCTGGCTTCGAGATCTTCGAT TTCAACAGCTTCGAGCAGCTCTGCATCAACTTCACCAACgagaagctgcagcagttctTCAACCACCACATGTTcgtgctggagcaggaggagtACAAGAAGGAGGGCATCGAGTGGGAGTTCATCGACTTCGGCATGGACCTCCAGGCCTGCATCGACCTCATCGAGAAG CCGATGGGGATCATGTCCATCTTGGAGGAGGAGTGCATGTTCCCCAAGGCCACGGACATGACCTTCAAGGCCAAACTCTTTGACAACCACCTGGGGAAATCGGCCAATTTCGGGAAACCCCGCAACATCAAGGGCAAGCCGGAAGCTCACTTTGCCCTCGTGCACTACGCGGGCACGGTGGACTACAACATCATCGGCTGGCTGCAGAAGAACAAGGACCCCCTCAACGAGACGGTGGTGGGGCTCTACCAGAAGTCGGCCTTGAAGCTCCTTGCCAACCTCTTCGCCAACTACGCTGGAGCCGACGCGC CTgtggagaaggggaaaggagcCAAGAAGAAAGGTTCCTCCTTCCAGACCGTCTCAGCCCTGCACCGG GAGAATCTCAACAAGCTGATGACCAACCTCCGTTCTACCCACCCCCATTTCGTCCGCTGCATCATTCCCAACGAGACCAAGTCTCCCG GAGTGATGGACAACCCGCTGGTGATGCACCAGCTCCGCTGCAATGGGGTGCTGGAGGGCATCCGCATCTGCCGCAAGGGTTTCCCCAACCGCATCCTCTACGGGGACTTCCGTCAGAG GTATCGCATCCTGAACCCCACAGCCATCCCTGAGGGGCAGTTCATCGACAGCCGCAAGGGCGCCGAGAAACTCCTGGGCTCCCTGGATATTGACCACAACCAGTACAAATTTGGGCACACCAAG GTTTTCTTTAAGGCcgggctgctggggctgctggaggagatgcGCGACGAGCGCCTGGCTCGCATCATGACCCGCCTGCAGGCCCAAGTTCGTGGCTTCCTCTCCCGGCAGGAGTTCAAAAAGATCTTGGAGCGCCG GGACTCGCTGCTGGTCATCCAGTGGAACATCCGTGCTTTCATGGGGGTGAAGAACTGGCCCTGGATGAAGCTGTACTTTAAGATCAAGCCCTTGCTGAAGAGCGCTGAGACTGAGAAGGAGATGCAG ACGATGAAGGAGGAATTTGGGCGCCTGAAGGAGGCCCTGGAGAAGTCAGAGGCGCGTCggaaggagctggaggagaagaTGGTGTCCATGCTGCAGGAGAAGAACGACCTCCAGCTGCAAGTGCAGGCT GAGCAAGACAATCTTGCTGACGCTGAGGAGCGCTGCGATCAGCTGATCAAGAACAAGATCCAGCTGGAGGCCAAGGCGAAGGAGATGTTGGAGAGgttggaggaagaggaggagatgaACGCCGAGCTGACGGCCAAGAAGAGGAAGCTGGAGGACGAGTGTTCGGAGCTCAAGAAGGACATCGACGACCTGGAGCTGTCGCTGGCCAAAGTGGAGAAGGAGAAACACGCCACCGAGAACAAG GTCAAGAACCTGACAGAGGAGATGGCCGGGCTGGATGAGACCATTGTCAAGTTGACCAAGGAGAAAAAGGCCCTTCAGGAGTCTCACCAGCAAACGCTGGATGACCTGCAGGCTGAGGAGGACAAGGTCAACACCTTGACGAAGGCCAAAGTGAAGCTGGAGCAGCAAGTGGACGAC CTTGAGAGCTCGCTGGAGCAGGAGAAGAAGATCCGGATGGACCTGGAAAGAGCCAAGAGAAAGCTGGAAGGGGATTTGAAGCTGGCCCAGGAGAGCATCATGGACCTGGAGAATgacaagcagcagctggaggagaggctgaaaaa GAAAGACTTTGAGCTCAACGCACTCAATGCTCGAATTGAGGATGAACAAGCAATTGCTGGCCAACTTCAGAAGAAGCTCAAAGAGCTGCAG GCACGAAttgaggagctggaggaggagctggaggcgGAGCGGACGGGCCGGGCCAAGGTGGAGAAGCTGCGCTCAGATCTGTCGCGGGAGCTGGAGGAGATCAGCGAGCGGCTGGAGGAGGCGGGTGGAGCCACCTCAGTGCAGCTCGAGCTCAACAAGAAGAGGGAGGCTGAATTCCAGAAGCTGCGGCGCGACCTGGAGGAGGCGACGCTGCAGCACGAGGCCACGGCCGCTGCGCTGCGCAAGAAGCACGCCGACAGCGTGGCTGAGCTGGGCGAGCAGCTGGACAACCTGCAGCGCGTCaagcagaagctggagaaggagaagagcGAGCTGAAGCTGGAGCTGGATGACGTCAGCTCCAACATGGAGCAGCTCATCAAGGCCAAG gCCAACCTGGAGAAGATGTGCCGCACCACGGAGGACCAGATGAACGAGCACCGCAGCAAATCGGAGGAGGCCCAACGCATGGTTGCGGACCTCAGCACCCAGCGAGCCAAGCTCCAGACGGAGAATG GTGAGCTCTCaaggcagctggaggagaaggaagcCTTCATCAACCAGCTGATGCGTGGGAAACTCACCTACACCCAGCAGCTGGAGGACCTGAAGAGGCAGTTGGAGGAGGAAGCCAAG GCCAAGAATGCGCTGGCCCACGCCCTGCAATCAGCCCGGCACGACTGCGACCTGCTGAGGGAGCAGTACGAGGAGGAGACGGAGGCCAAGGCTGAGCTGCAGCGCGCCCTCTCCAAGGCCAACTCGGAGGTGGCCCAGTGGAGGACCAAGTACGAGACGGACGCCATCCAACGCACcgaggagctggaggaggccAA GAAGAAGCTGGCGCAGcggctgcaggaagcagaggaggCGGTGGAGGCGGTCAACGCCAAGTGCTCCTCCTTGGAGAAGACCAAGCACCGGCTGCAGAACGAGATCGAGGACCTGATGGCCGACCTGGAGAGGTCCAACGCCGCGGCTGCCGCTCTGGATAAGAAACAAAGGAACTTCGATAag ATCTTGTCGGAGTGGAAGCAGAAGTTCGAGGAGTCGCAGACGGAGCTGGAGGCGTCACAGAAGGAGTCGCGGTccctcagcactgagctctTCAAGCTGAAGAATGCCTACGAGGAGTCGCTGGAGCACCTGGAGACCTTCAAGAGGGAGAACAAGAACCTGCAAG AGGAGATCTCGGATCTGACGGAGCAGCTGGGAGCCAGCCACAAGACCATCCATGAGCTGGAGAAGGTCCGCAAGCAGCTGGATGCTGAGAAGCTGGAGCTGCAAGCGGCGCTGGAGGAGGCCGAG GCGTCCCTGGAACACGAGGAGGGGAAGATCCTGAGGGCCCAGTTGGAGTTCAACCAAGTGAAGGCAGACTACGAGCGCAAGCTggcagagaaggaggaggagatggagcaAGCGAAGCGCAACCACCTGCGGGTCGTGGACTCGCTGCAGACGTCGCTGGACGCCGAGACGCGGAGCCGCAACGAGGCTCTGAGGCTGAAGAAGAAGATGGAGGGCGACCTGAACGAGATGGAGATCCAGCTGAGCCACGCCAACCGCCTCGCGGCTGAGGCCCAGAAGCAAGTCAAGGCGCTGCAGGGATCCCTCAAg GACGCCCAATTACAGCTGGACGACGCGGTGCGCGCTAACGAGGACCTGAAGGAGAACATCGCCATCGTGGAGCGGCGGAACAACCTCCTCCAAtcggagctggaggagctgcgcGCGGCGCTGGAGCAGAGCGAGAGGGCTCGCAAGTTGGCCGAGCAGGAACTGATCGAGGCCAGCGAACGAGTCCAGCTCCTCCACTCCCAA AACACCAGCCTCATCAACCAGAAGAAGAAGATGGAGGCCGACGTCTCCCAGCTGCAGACGGAGGTGGAAGAAGCCATCCAGGAGTGCCGGAACGCCGAGGAGAAGGCCAAGAAGGCCATCACCGAC GCGGCCATGATGGCGGAGGAGCTGAAGAAGGAACAGGACACGAGCGCCCACCTGGAGCGGATGAAGAAGAACATGGAGCAGACCATCAAGGACCTGCAGCTACGGCTGGACGAGGCGGAGCAGCTGGCCCTCAAAGGCGGcaagaagcagctgcagaagctggagGCTCGCGTGCGGGAGCTGGAGAACGAGCTGGAGGCAGAGCAGAAGCGCAACGCCGAGAACGTCAAAGGGCTGCGCAAGTCGGAGCGGCGCGTGAAGGAGCTCAGCTACCAg